TGGTGGCAGAAAGGCCAGCTCACTGGCCGCGCGGGCGTCGGCAAAACGCAGATAGCTGCCCAGATTGGTGACGCGCTCGCCCACGATGCGCGCCACGTTGTAGCTGCGATCCACCACATCGTATTGCACGATCACATCCCACTCCGCGCGGCCGCGCACATCGTCGAACCATCGACCCACCGTCCAGATTTCCGTGCGCACGTGAATGCGCGCCGGAAAGCCATTGCGCAGCAGGGCATCGAAGTCCCGATCGGTGAGTACGCCGCGCACGGCCACCAGCGGCGGGTAGGAGGTGGGGGTGACGCGGATGTCGATTTCGGGGCGTGACTGACCACGGGCTGCTGCCGGGAGTCCCAGCAGCAGCCATGCACTCAGCAGGAGGCGCACCCAGAGGTGCCGCATCCGCTGCGTCGCGGGTCCAGTCACACCGAGGCCGGTCATGCGCCGTCAGAACCGCCGCGACAGACGCACGTACACATTGGGCGAAAGACCACCCTGAGACACGGCCTGCGCGATGTACACGCCGAAGTCTCCGAAGTCGAAGCCGCCGCCGATGTCGGTACGCCAGGTGTCAAAGCCAGGCACGGAGTTCTTGTCGAAGACCAGCGGGCCGAGGTCGGCGTTCGGAATCGAGCTCGGGCTCGGCCGGTCGATCAGCCAACCACGTCCCGTGTTGGCAAACACCACCCAGGCACCATCGGCGCGCACGCGACCCAGGCCCCAGCGACGATCGCCGTAGTCGCTGTCGTCGCCGAAGAGATTGATGCGGAAGTCCCCCTTCCACTCCGCCTGCAGCAGGGCCATGCGCTCACACTGCGCGGGCCGACCGAGCGAGGCATACATCTCCTCACTGCCCGTGGCGCAGGTGCCCACATCGCTTGTGCCGTTCATGCGACGGAAGTCGAAGCCCGGCAGCGCGTCAATGCCACTGACGGAGAAGCGGCGCTGCACGGGCAGGGGATCGCCGTTCACCCAGCCACCGAACACCGCGCGCAGGTTGAGCTGCGCGTTGGGGCCGAGGCGGTTGTAGCGACGCAAGTCGAAGAAGGCGCGTGAATAGGTCACGCCCTCGTTGAGCGGAATGGGCGTGGTGCCCGTGGGCAGCGGGCGCACGCCGGGCGTGAGTTCACCCATGGTGTCGTAGGTGCCCGTGCCGCGCTCATACTCGCCACGCAGGAACCAGCCACTGCGCGGACGCTGGGAGTTGGTGCGCGTGTCGAACACGGCGCTCAGGGTGAAGCGCTTGAGCACACCCTCGTCGGCCGTGGGATTGCGGCGCCAGGCCAGATCGGAATTGAAGAGCGTCCAGGGATCGCGTGCCGGACGCGCACTCCAGCGCTCCTCGCCATAACTCGCGCGCAGTTCACTGGCCTTGCCGGCAAAGAGCGCCACGTAGCCCTCTCCACCATGCCGCTGCCAGTAGTCGCGGTAGTCACGCGTGAAGAGGAAGCTGTTGAGGCCCACTTCGGTTTCGGTGAGCTGCCACTGTTCCATGGCATCCACCACGTCGAAGAGCTTGCCGCCAAGGGCCACGCCGGCGCGGTTGCCCTGCCGCACTTCGAGCAGCGCCTGATGGCCGAGGTTCTCACGCTTCCACTCGATGCCATCACCGGTACGGAAGATGCCAAACACCTCGGCCCGCACCCGCGTGTCTTCCGCGCGCAGACGGAAGCGCGGCCCCACGAGAATGGGGAGGCCTTCCACGCGATTGTATGTGTGTGCCGTGGTGACGAAGAGCTGACTCTCGGCGCCGTTCTCCCGATCGTCGCGCACCCAGCGGGACCAGCGCGCAAAGAAGTCGGTTTCGGCAATCAGCGTGTCGGCATCTTCGCGGTAACGGTAGCGCGAGCTCCACACGCGAATGTCGCCCACGACATTGGGACGCTCGGGCGCTTCGAAGGTGCCGCCGAGCACGGTGAGCGACTTCTC
This Gemmatimonas sp. UBA7669 DNA region includes the following protein-coding sequences:
- a CDS encoding BamA/TamA family outer membrane protein → MKQAMARTVLRSAALLAAAMSGVAMSPSTGAAQRAGRLGSVPRDVALEVTRVFNAPSTRRVRGDFTLAAADTVRGDLAVLNGNARLAGVVYGDVVVLNGDVFLQDGARLEKSLTVLGGTFEAPERPNVVGDIRVWSSRYRYREDADTLIAETDFFARWSRWVRDDRENGAESQLFVTTAHTYNRVEGLPILVGPRFRLRAEDTRVRAEVFGIFRTGDGIEWKRENLGHQALLEVRQGNRAGVALGGKLFDVVDAMEQWQLTETEVGLNSFLFTRDYRDYWQRHGGEGYVALFAGKASELRASYGEERWSARPARDPWTLFNSDLAWRRNPTADEGVLKRFTLSAVFDTRTNSQRPRSGWFLRGEYERGTGTYDTMGELTPGVRPLPTGTTPIPLNEGVTYSRAFFDLRRYNRLGPNAQLNLRAVFGGWVNGDPLPVQRRFSVSGIDALPGFDFRRMNGTSDVGTCATGSEEMYASLGRPAQCERMALLQAEWKGDFRINLFGDDSDYGDRRWGLGRVRADGAWVVFANTGRGWLIDRPSPSSIPNADLGPLVFDKNSVPGFDTWRTDIGGGFDFGDFGVYIAQAVSQGGLSPNVYVRLSRRF